GAGCCGAGAGGGTGGAAAAGGGAGCAAAAAAGAATCAGGTATGAATATTCATTACAGAGGATGACTCGTATTCCCCATGGTAGGTTCACCTGTGCCACTGGCCCTCTGCTCAGGCAGGAATGGTTTCATGCAGAGCACTCATTCTGTGTGAGGAGGAGGCTTAAAGCTGCCTGGGAGTGTGCACCCAGTGCATTCGTTCCTGAGTTGCTACTAGGAAGAAGGGCAGATGAGAGCAGCTTGCTCTTCATTCTTACCATAGAAATACTGAGGGCAGGATGGTTTGGAGAGAGATGTGTGTTACTATTTCTTGTGGGTCTTATACATTGTGTCTTGTGTGCTTTAGCTGTCCTAAGTTGGCAGCTGCCTGCATTGTGGGAATCTGTATTTTTCCTATTAAGCAAAAGATCATTAGATATAAAATACTTGTAATAGATTTCAActtaaaaggaagagaaaagcttGTACATTACATTTCTGCAGAACATGCTCCATTATTTCAGTTGGCTTTTTAGTAACATGAGCATTGTCATTCAGTTGACCCAGTATCAGGCCTGAAGGAACATGAATAATGGAAGCATTGTGCTTAGTTCACAGCATTCCTCCTGCACTAAAATCCCATCAGAAGTTTAACATCAAATGTAGCACATAGCACACATGAAAACTTGATTAATTCCAGTAGAATTTAATGTGGTAAGTAGttgggatttttctgttttccatttaaaagtCTTTGTTGGACTTCTGTATAGTGCTCCAGAAGTGTTGTATCAACAAAAAGCTGATGTTTAGAATGTAGTACTGCAGTGCTGAAAATCTGGAGATATAAGAATGGGATCAGTGCCTGTGGTTTCTGTGCGATGAAATACAAGGTATGGAAATACTTATGTGCTGATATGCATCCAATGATTAGTGATTGTCTTCatattcaggttttttttaattggggtAACAAAAAAGTTCAATTATCAGTAATTTTTTCTCGGGTTTTACTCAGTTCTGTTATAGATCAGATTTTGCTACATTGCTCCTTTGAGACCACgtttcctttgtttttccttctggtaTCTACACGTGAAATGTCTCTGACTTAAATATGATGTAATGTTATTTCTGTGTTATGCTTGCTGTATACTGGcatacatttaattattttttgaatatgTGTAATCTCCTTATTGACATTTTATGCTAAAATGAGTTGGAGGAAAATTGTGAATTTGAGATTTATTCCTCTTTTTACATATGCTCATTTACAATTAGGAAATGGATTGTGGTTGGTATTCTTATTGAAAAGTAAAATGGCTTTCAAAGGCATGTAACTTCTGCTGAGTTGTGATTGCTTGTATAATATTCTgctattcatatttttctttctgctgtttgaaCTTCGAATGATATGCAGTGCTTAGatttactgacttttttttgctAATGGCAACTAAGTTGCTACTTTAAAATAAGAGTGAAGCTCCTATGCAAGAAGGCATAATCTTTTATTAAAGTCTCTATTTAATCATTAGTTAAAATCAAAAATTTTTAAAGCTATAGGCCAGTCAGTCTTATCTttgtgcctggcaagatcatggagcagatcctcctgaaggccctaataataatgtggaaaataaagacaaggTAATTGATGGTAACCAACATGACTTTACTAAGGCTAGGTCACAcctgacaaacttggtggccttttatgaaGTAGTTACAGCATCAATGGAGAGGAAGAGCAACAGACATCATCgacctggacttgtgcaaagtaTTTGACGCTGTTCCATCCTGGTCAtcaaattagaataaaaatgaatttgatggATGACCActcactggataaggaattggctgaatGGTTGTGCTTGTAGAGTTGCAGTCAGTGGCtcagtgtccaagtggagaccagtgatgagtggcattcctcagggattGGTGCAGGGTCTGGTGTTATTGAACATCTTTGTAGGTGGTATGGACAGTGGGTCAAGTGTcaggtttgcagatgacaccaagctgagtgctgcagtcaacacgctagagggaagggatgccatccagacggacctggacaggctggagagctgggtcCTTGCCAACCCCATGAAGTTccacaaggccaagtgcaaggtcctgcactggggctggggcaatcccaagcacaggtACAGGTtggtcatagaatggcttgagagcagccctgaagtGAAGGATTTCAgagtgtcagttgatgaaagattcagtgtgagccagcaatgtgcacttgcagcccagaaggccaactgtgttgtgggttgcatcaagaggaatgtgaccagcaggtcaagggaggtgattctgccctctgctctgctcttgtgagaccccacctggagcactgcgtccagttctggagcaTCCGACACAAGGAGGAtgaggagctgttggagcaggtccagaggagggccacagagatgatcagagggctgagcacctcccctgcgggacaggctgagagagctggggctcttcagcgTGCAGAAGGCTCAAAGGAGGccttacagcagccttccagtacctgaaggggcctacaggaaagctggggagggacttcttGTAAGGGTgggtagtgacaggacaaagggaaatagttttaaactggaagagggtagatttagactagatattaagaagaaattcttcactgtgagagtggtgagaaacacaaaacaggctgcccagtgaggctgtggatgttccctccctggaagcactcaaggtcaggctggatggggctgtgagcagcctggtctatagggaggtgtccctgcctgtagcagggggctggaacgagatgatcttaaaggtccttccagcccaaaccattctacgattctatgaaaattaCTTGCCTGTGTGTAACTTGTTTAGTTGGAATGGTTTTTTGGTCACCACTTTTCACACATTGTGTCTCACTAAACATTGGTATCTGACTGATATACTTGTAACTAAGCTGAAAGCAATGCGAGCTTCAGATAACCTCTTAGCCAATCAAAGGATTGAGATCCttgaacaaaacaaatttgcattttaagacACGTATGTGTATTCAATTGGCATTTTCTGTCTAGACTCTCTATGATGTTAGGCTTTAAAATTTCAGTGCGAAGGGACTTCCTGCCAGGTTAAGCACCTACCACTAACTGGAGCGTTgaacttttacttttttactgGAATACTTTTAAGTTTCGGTGTGACTTTTGGTTGTtactctaaaaatattttgcaacagAAGAGGCATTGTTCCATGCTTAAAACATGGAACTGTTTTTGATTGTTCTGTGTTGCTTTGCCCATATTCGGTGGCTGCTGGTGgttatttaaaaattgaaactccttttctttttttttttttgttgctgagcagtgagTATTTTGTGGTGACTGCTTTTTACCAGGAGCTAATTCCAGTAATAAATCCTGCATACatttagaagggaaaaaggaaagcaatccTCTCCTTGAAGCACTTAAATAGAAATTTCTTCAGTGACCCCAGTAACTTCTgctcttcactttttttttctttaaagcacatacttaaaaaaaagttattactACAGGAGAATGTATTTTGTGTGCAGAAAAAGTAATCCAGATTTCAGATTTAACTGCCAGAAAGTGGGCAGATAAACCCAAGTACAAGCATAACTGACAAAGGTTGTCCATGTGGTTCTTTGAACTTCTAATCTTTCCTTGCTTCGTTTCTCACTTGATGCCTTTCACTGCTGCCCAGTTACTTAGGCTGTAATGAATTTGCTTCCCCTTCCGGGCTAGTTTCTCCTGTTTTTTGGCCAGTCCATACCTCATTCTCAAGAGCAAGAGAATTAAATGTTGATCTTCTTTAATGGATTCATTTTACATGACAGAAGCCTGTTTGTATCCCAGAAAGATCACCAATGAACTGCTTCACTTCCTATGAGTTTTTCTTCAACTCCTGAACTGTGTGCGTGGTTACCTTGTCCATACTGCAAAGACTCAATCCCTTGGTGCCTTCAATTCTCCTAGATTCCTCTCTCACTGTATTGAATCAGCTGTGTATGCACACGCATGTGTTTTCATTTGGAAAGGCACAAATACCTTAAAGAGCAACTGTCAGTGTTGCACAGTCAAAGTAAAGTCTGTTTATGGTTTCAGATGGGAGTTCTGCCCGCTGTTGCTCATCAATTCTTTTGAAAAGTAGGATGGGAATGGAACACAGAGGGAAATGGTTccttaaaatatcaaaaatgaTGGGTTTGGTAATCCTTGTTTTTCGTGTTTCTTGGACGTAGCTGTGCATTATTCTCAGAAGTGCTGGATTGTGTTCCTGATGCCACACAGCTAATGCCCTTTTTCCCTACAGCTATTTCCTTCTGATTACGTCTGTAAAGTCTTAACTTTTCTTTATCATTTGTTAGGCTAAAGTGTGCCCCACCAGCTATTTTGCCGGAGTAGAAGTTATTAATACTGTCAGGAATAACTTGTGTTTCTGTGTGGGTATTTCCGTTTGCAGAGGCCAAgttactgcagtgctgcacagacacGTGTGTTGGTACAGTTTGTTACTTCTGCTCTCCCTGAGAACTGGTTTTCACAGAGTTGTCATGAGGCCTTTAGTGCATTGAGAGCCATGTGTAAAGCACTAAGAAAGTCGCCCAGCAGCAGTTTTGATCTTTTGCAAACTCTGTCTCAACTCAGAGCATTCTACTTCTAAAATAGCAAAGGAATTATGCCTTTTAAGCTCACATTTTTGGCTTGCCATGCTGAAGAGGCTTCAAACAGCTTTAGAGAGTTTGTGGTGAGAGTATATGCAGAAGTTATCGCAGAATCACTCTTGTTCAGGGCCAGGTCATATTTTGGtaatctccaaggatggagactgCAGCCTGTTCTGCTGTTCAACAGCCCTCACAGTTTTTGACACTGAAACACTAGAGTTAGACAGATGTAATGATTCCTCTATTCCAACAAATGCCAGGACAGTTTGCAGACAAAGCATGTGCAAACAGGTTGAGTTTGAGGCAGCCACCAGCTTTAATGCTGGGAGTGACCTCTTATGTAGAGAATACTGATTTCTCTGTTGTCTTAACTGTTTATTGAACCCTGAGGATTGTTGACGTAGGCCAGCAGTGACCTTGGTAGGCGTGCACCTCTGCACCAGttctgttaatattttctttttccaacaAAAGTTAGTTGTGGTACTCAGATTTTTATCAGCTTCTGATTTCCTGCTTGGAATTTGCTACAATAACCCGACGTTCTTAGCAGTCACATAGCAAAGtttgttctttgcttctttgctgTCCGTTACACCAAAGCTAGGCTTAATCAGAGCTGGGCACTTACAGTCAagttcttgtttgtttgaaaagtgCTATGAGTGCCCTGTACATCATGGTGTGCTTGCTAGGAAGCCTTTTAAGCAACAAAATCCTGTagagctttttttaaaaaaacatctgtaaaCAGATTCCTTTTATTATAGCAGaatttttaaattggaaatatgtttttaagTGGGCTGAGAGTCTTCTGTTTCACTTAGGCAGGTAAATTAAGGGAACAGATACAAAATCGCCCACCTCAGAAGTAGACATTGAGTGATGTCAGTGGAATACTGTGCAGTTGCAGCCAATATTCAGATGTAGGGAACCTGCATTTAGGTTGGgtaagttttctgttttgaagatagagatcttttttttttttttttcatgacaaaATTACCTGATTTCTGGCATCAGCACCATACTGTAGTTTGTTTATAATCTGGTAAAGTAGTTGAAGTTCTTTGGTTTCTAAGAAACTTGTACTGAATGAAGAATATACTTTATTATGTCTAATACTGACATAAATACTGGAAGGGTTTTCATTTTAGCTATCCTCTCTGTTCAAAAGAAGGATTAGTTTAATCTTAAAGTTCAAGATGTAGATCCTAATATCCTTAAAATACCAAATCATTCCGTTAGTCTGCCTTCCTTGTATCTATTTGCatcttaaaaaacaagcaagcaaacaaaaacaagaaaacaacacatTATTAATCTGATTATGCCTTTCAGTTGCATCCCGAGGTGCAACTAAACTGTGATTTGATTTCCATTGCCTTTAGCTAACAGCTTTTAGAAAGGCACTGGAGGAGCAGCTTCTGCTTTCTTGGAATGGCTCGTGTTTGATGGCTGTCCTCTGCAGTCCTAGAGTATCCCAACCAGGTTTTAATTAGAAcctgccatttttttctgctgtagcAGTTAGTGCTTAAAAATGTTCCAACTTCACTGAGGAAATGATGTCCTCATAGCTTGAGGCCAGTATGATTGGGCTTTCTCAGAGCTTGTGTTGTAATAGCATATATAAGAATGACAAGAAGTGAAAGCAagtttaaaattagaaaaataattgaaaaggaTTATTTCTGGGAAATATGTTTTggatgtttgtttgcttgttttaatcaTATTGCTCTTAGAATCTGAGTCATGATCTGTATACCTGTCCCCACAGTACCTCTGGCAGCGTCAGGGAAATAGaatcagcagcaaaaaaagTAGGAAGGAAACAAATGGTGAGACATGAATAGACTGTAGGACATCTTCAAAGTTATTGCCATAATAAAATCATCTCCATTTAATGATTGAAGATATGCCACAGCAGTGTGTTCAGGGCTTTTGTGGCCCTTGATTTCGCAGGGCTTTTCCGTAATGTATCATTTCATGTACAGTCGAGAAGGACAAATTAAAATCCATGCAGTTTATTGAGAAAACAGTGAGTTAGGAACAGTTTGCTGCTTCGTAGTACAGGGGAGTTGTGGGTGGACTTGTTAACCCTGAAGGGGGAGGAAGTAATTTTGGACTCTGGTCTCCTGTTTCTTGTGCTGTCTCTGTAGCATTCCAGCTGGAATACATACAGAAATTCCAAATCACTGCCTCAGCAACATATCCAATTAGGAATTCTTAATAACACTGTTTTCTCATTGTGGTTACTTGCATTACTGTGCTGTTTCCgtgctttttcttcatgtcCAGAAACCGGAATGAACGTTGTAATAGTTTTTCAGTGTCGTTCAACAATAGAGGGGTGAGGCCCCGGCACTGCCCAGAGctgagtgccccatccctggaggtgccccagCCGTGGATgggcgctgggcagcctgagctggggggcagccagcccacggcagggctgggctgaggggtcccttccaacccagccgTGTTTAAAAACACCTACTGTCAGagtttaattttgaaaagaacagaggaaaatccTTAGCCTTTTGGCTTCTATCAAAAGTAAATGAGAACTTAGCGACTCAGgtatgagattttttttttttaaatgccaaaatGTATATAATTCTATTTCTAAAACGTTCAGGGTTTTTATTCTGATTATACACTTGCACAGTACTTGTTCTTGTTTTTGAGGTGGGTGTATTACAGCACTTTGTCAAAATACTGAAGCCACTTTTCTGGTTCCCAGGATTTAAGACCAATAGCTGTACTCCTGTAATAGTTGTAATGTAATTTTATAATTACTACAAagttcattaattatttttttttaatttctgtccTGACTTGGTTAAGCTGGAGTTGTTTATTTAAATCAGTGCCTGTTACTATGAgttttatttgaagaaagaggagaactTTTGGAAGGTGATGGTTAAGTTGATTTCAAAGGTATAAAAGAATAAGTTTACATTTATGAAAGTCAAGAAAAGTTTGACTGTAGCATAGCATTCTTCAGGGTCATTTATCTCACAAATGTATGTACGTAGCTGTCATGTATGGCTCTTGTGAGAAAAATAGTATGTCTAGGAAATAAGTCATCTGAAGTGCGTGCCCCCTTAGAAATATGCAATTAGATTTTCAACTTCATGCCCAGTTGGTTTTGTGCAGACTTCTGCAAAAGAGAGTGGTGGTTGAATAGACACAAACAGTTTTACTTTTGGGAAAGGAACCGTTGGTTTTTCTGACAGCGCAGGCGTTCCCTGTGAgcaggctgagctgcctgcGGTGGCTCACGGCAGAAGAGCAGCTCTTCGGAACTGAAGGCAGCCAGCGAGTGACAGCAGTGCACAGGAAAGGCAGATCTCAGGGAGGCACATCGatctgaaatgtttccttacTGTAAGACAATAAACCATAATAAGGAAACCGTCTTTCGAAAGAAgtcacttctgctttctttgttgttctgtttttcttctagttcTACTCTGGGTTCCCAcacttcagctgtgctgcttgtTGCTGTGTGGATCTCTGTGAAAAATGTTCCgagtattttctttcctctctctatCAGTTTTGTTTTACGTTTCACACTGATTCAGTTCTGTGTAAATTATTGAGCAGTGCCCTAATTgggacagtaaaaaaaaaaaaagctgtagttAGGTGCCAATCTCttgcttttcagctgtttcGGTCATCTGATGAGCAAGAGCTCAGCACTTTCTGCGTGTGTTTCTGCTGTCTTTATTGTTGTGAgcatatattttcttctgttttgagaACATATTCTTGACTGTGCCAAAGCTGCATTTCTTGCACCAGTGGGATAGGTCTCCTTCCTGCGCATTTTCCCATTTTGATCTGCTACTTAGTGTTGTGAACCAGTTCTTGGTTTGTTCCTGATAGTAAACAAAACGTTTTGCTGTCAAATTACATTTAACTGGACTTCTCTGTTTTGAAACAGAACGATCAGTGAGCTAAGCCTAGAGTGGTTTTGTGTGAGGGCTTTTGTCAGACACTTCTAACTGGTGTTGGCAGTCACCGGACTAAACTTCTCCTCACTACTTCAGTACGCAGTGTGCTTTCAGATGGTCACTGAATTTCAGGTATCACACTGATCCTGATAAGTCTTTCAGTAGTAGATATCCTTTTGTCTTTGTAAGATATGTAGTTTTGCCTCTGAGGATGAGATCTGGAAAGCTGCTATTTTGTTTAAGGAGAAGTTTTTCTTCCCGCTTGCTGTCTTTATTACAGTGAAATGAAATCTCCCTTGGTtgtgcattttatattttccagTGAGTTTCCTGTTTGGATTCTGCAGTGGCAGATATACAGTGAGAAGAGAGGGATCATGCTGACTTGTTGATGGCAActaaatgtttttctgtattaaatatCTGCATCTTGATATATCACATAATGGAtgttaacattttattttttgcagggGACTCTTGCCCAGAGAATGCCTTGCAGAGCGTTGCAGCATCTGGCCACAGTGCAGATCTTCCCAGTGGCAATCAGCCCGTTCCGGGGGATGCTTACAGGATGAACTTGGCTAAAGGAGTCTCAATGTCTTTGCCATCTTCACCTCTGCTGCCACGCCAGTCTTATTTGATGCAGTCACGATCAAACAAAAAGTCCCCAGGTAAAATGAAATTGATGTGCAACTAAAATCTTTGTAGTATTTTGACTCAATTTCTGACACAATGTAAAAGTAAcactttttaacattttatattttacacGATCTtgttcaataaaaaaaaatgaacagtgaAGGCTTTTTTGCATGTTCTCATGTAAAGAAGATAATTGGTGGTTAAATGGACTATATTATTTCAGATGGCAAATAATTATTCTAATTTGCATAgcagatatttttattgaaatgtcTGAATATGTTTAAAACTGATAGTTTATGGTTAGTATTTCAGTTAGaggaagcagctgcaaaactgTACGTGTTATTAACAGTgttgttactgatttttttttcagggaataCTTGCTTCAGAGTGTTGCTTATGTTTTACAGCTAATTTATTTCGTCTATGAATATGAAATATTAATAGATAAATTGCTGTTGAAGTGATTTTCAGTCTGTGTCCTTAGTATTGACCGCATGCTTATGTGTGTGCCTTACTAAATAAGGTACTCCATCTGGTTCCCTTTTATCAGCATTCTGCACATATAAATCATTCCAACACTCTAACGTCAGTTGACTTGATTCAGGTCAGAGTTTGAGTGTCAGGTGAAATTGTCCATGTTATTGTGCAAACACTCAGCAGTTTTGAAATTCTTTGTTGTAAAGCTTACAAAGTGTAAGAAGAAGAATGGCAAAAGTGGTTTTTGGTTGGCACTGAGAAAGGCCTTGATGAACAACCATCTTacaggaaattaaagaaaaattattaccCAAAGAAATAGTAGAAGATagcaaatacaattttattttgacTATTAAAATTTACAGTCCAGGCAAAAATCTGAGGCACGGAAAGTATTTTCTTGTCTTGTCTCTTGCTGCAAGTGACTTGTGTGCAGGACTTCATGTTTTAATGTAGAGGGAAACGTGTTGGCTTTTTTTGCCAAAGACTTAAGTGAACCTTGGGATCTAActccttgttctgttgctggtGGGAAAACTGAACTGCATTTGAGATGATATCTAACCAACCTTGCAGCTCAGCTTCCTTTAGTGACACACTTTTATAAGCGTAGTAGACTGCTGTTTGTCTCTCAGAAAATGTTTAACAGTCCCTACACTTCAAATGGGAAGCCATATTCACACCTTCAGAATCATTCCACTGTGATCAatagactgaaaaataaaacatacacaGAAGATAGAGAAGATTCCCTATGAAGTGTTTTGAATACATtggcatttctgtgctgttgttTTGGATGAATGCCTAACTAGATACCTAGCCAGTAGAAACATTCTGTGCTACTCCTTTGAGTTTCAACAAATTGAAGCTGGTGGAAAATGATTTAATACAAATGATCAGGCTAGCATccgtaagtaataaaaagcaagaaggaTGCTAGCTGTACTAATTGCAAAGCACTCTGTTCAGTAGCATATTAAGaactttactgtgagagtgacagagcagtggagcaggttgcccagagagactggcatatctgaagatattcaagtcCCATCTGGATGCCTGCCTGTGTGACTTAGTGCAGGGAGGCTGCTTTAGCAGgtttggactcaatgatctctggtggtcccttccaacccttgcagttctgtgctgtgaaCAGTATCTTGAGGTTTTATTCGTGATATTATGGGTGAAAGCAGCAAGGATTGCAAGGAGAGTTAAAGAAGCATCCTGAAGTTCAGATGTACTGAAGCTGTTCTAATGAAACTACTACTCAGTGAGGTAAACTTCACACGAACAGTATTGTTAATACTTCTAAACATCTTTGAAAATATCTAAGGCAGTAAACCAAAGGCAGAAAATTGTCCATTGAAATATTGTTCTACCTTTGTTTCTTTCGGTAGTTTTAATTCTTCTTATAACCCAGGCGTGCTGATGGTCTTGTGTATATAACATGATACTCTTGTGTAACTTACTTCCTTGAGCTGAAATTCCGTTTAGTATCAGCTAGACTGAAACAGTATTCCATGTATTCAGAGATAATAATTGAAGAGTGTATCACTAAATGCtatctgttttttaattagGAGTTTTTCCTAGGTCTGTATTGGGCCCATTACCTACCAAATTTTGGTTAGTAAATTAAAATCAGTCATGTTTTCATAGCAATAAGTTTCAGAGTTATACATTCAAAAGTAGAAGTTGTAGTTAACCAATAGTTACTTGCTCTTAAAATGTGTTCTTGAGGGCTTCATACTGAGAACACTTCTACTTTTCTAGCAAATGTGTCCTTTTATCTTGTCCTGCACCTCTGTTTGTTGTTAAAAATAAGTACTTAATTATGCTTGTGTCATcagtggaaaaatatattttttcctgattaaattattttaaaatgttgtataGAATAACACTGTGCAATGGAAATTAATTAACAGTTTGCTTTTActgtttctcctttccttgctgtttctgcaTGTTTCCAAGTAGGTGTTAATCTGTGATTTTGGAgggatatttttaaattatttttctttggttgtCTTCTCTACTGCCTAAGCAGAAAGCTTTACTATCTCTTGTCACTTCTTCAAATGTATCAGCATTTTGAGTTGGATATGGGCAAAACTTTACTTTCCATGGTTGCTTCATCCACTCACAATCTGGTTATCTCTGCTTTCCACAAAAGTGATTCAGTTAATGTTGgaagtatttttaaacttcGTTTCCTACCTTTCCAGAAAGTTGCACGTTCATAGACagtgtttgaaagaaaacaagttctTTAACTGTATCCTGTTAAGCAGATGGTGTTGCAGATATTTTGAACATCTTAGTAAATTTTGGAAATACACTACACCATGTAGTGGGGGAATGGgagggcaaaaaaaaaccccacagaaaaacagaaaacacagttcATAAAATGACGTTCAAGTAGCCTACGTATCCAAACAGGAACAGTTTAATGTGTGATTTAAGTtactttgaaagaaatatttcttctttgctgtCAGGCATACTATTCTTAATCAGGTGCACATTTGCTAATTTTGAAGGGTTATTTTACCTTCTaaattgtttccattttcttttagttaTCTAATATGCAATAGTTGGAAAATAGGTTACACTTTAAATGAGTTTCCCTTTGAGTATTGTATACCTCCAGGTAGTTCTTGATTCCAGATTCAGACAATAGAATGCTTTTGCCAGAAAGTATTAGCTGCACGTGTGCTGCGGGTAGTATGTTGGCTTTGTTCTGTCCCTTTAGACTAAGAGGGTTTTGTTCCATCATAGACATATCTGTTCCATGAATAATGTAATTATC
Above is a genomic segment from Meleagris gallopavo isolate NT-WF06-2002-E0010 breed Aviagen turkey brand Nicholas breeding stock chromosome 7, Turkey_5.1, whole genome shotgun sequence containing:
- the LOC104911813 gene encoding protein TANC1-like, with the translated sequence MLKAVLKKSREGGKGSKKESGDSCPENALQSVAASGHSADLPSGNQPVPGDAYRMNLAKGVSMSLPSSPLLPRQSYLMQSRSNKKSPGPIRKAKYVESPRVPGEAILLLRKQSEQEEPSQNGRNLFSDTLSIHVKESDKK